A segment of the Jatrophihabitans sp. genome:
CCTCACTCACCCTGAGCTAGGCGGCGAGTCAGGAGCGCGGGAGTCAGGGCGCGACTCAGGGGCGCGCCGCGCGGACCGACTCGTAATCGGCCAGCGCGACGGCGCGTTCGGCTGAATGGTCGACGATCCGCTGCGGGTAGCCCGGCGGCAGGCCGTCCGGGCTGCGCCATGGCTCGTGGATGAGGCCGGCCGGCAGCCCGGCCAGTTCCGGCACGTAGCGGCGGACGTAGTCGCCGTCCGGATCGAACTTCTGCCCCTGCAGGCTGGGATTGAAGATCCGGAAGAACGGCGCTGGGTCGGTTCCGGTGCCGGCCACCCACTGCCAGCCGTGGACGTTGCTGGCCAGGTCGGCGTCCACCAGGTGCGCCATGAAGTGCCTGGCCCCGGCCTGCCACTCCAGGTGCAGGTCCTTGACCAGGAACGAGGCCACGATCATCCGAACCCGGTTGTGCATCCAGCCCTCGGCCAGCAGTTGGCGCATGCCGGCGTCGACTATCGGATAACCGGTCCGGCCCGCGGACCAGGCGTCCAGCCGCTGCCGGGCCAGCTCGCCGGTGGGGTGCGGCATGCCTTCGAGCTCGGTGCGGTAGTGCCTGCGCGCCGAGTCCGGCCGGTGGTGCAGCACGTCGGCGTAGAACTCCCGCCAGGCCAGCTCCTTGCGGTACACCTCGTGGCGCTGGCTCAGATCGGCCAGCAGCGTCCGGGGGTGCGTGGCGCCCCATTTGAGGTGCACCGACATCCGCGACGTGCCGGATCGGTCGGGCCGGTTGCGGTCCTCGCGGTACCGCTCCAGCTGGCCGTCGCGAAAGGCGCGCCACGCCTGGGCGGCCGCCGCCTCGCCGACCTCGGGCAACCGCAGCTGCGGCCGCAGCGGCGGATCGGCGGGGATGTCATCGCGGCGTAGGTCCTCGACCGGCAGCCAGCTGGTTCCGGCGGGTGGCGCCGGTTCGGGCCAGCCGCGCGCGAGCCAGGCGCGGTAGAAGGCCGAGTACACCTGAAAGTTCGCCCCCGATGCGTTGACGATCTGGCCGGGCGGCACCGCGTAGGCCGAGCCGGTCCGCACCAGCGGCGCCGGCAGCGCCTGCGCCACCGCCTCGTCGCGCGCCGCCCCGTACGGCCCGAAGTCGGCGGCGCAGTGCACCGAGTCGGCCGCCACTTCGCGGCACAGCTCGCCGAGCACGGTCGCCGGCTTGCCCTGGCGGACCATGAGGCGGCCGCCGAGCTGGGAGTCCAACGCCCGCAGCGTCCGGTACAGGACAGCCAGTCGGGCGGCGCCGGACGGGGCGAGCAGGGCCGGGTCCAGCACGAACACGCCCAGCACCGAACCCCCGCCAGCCTCGGTCGCCGCCACCAGCGCCGGGTTGTCCAGGAGTCGCAGATCGCGTCGGAACCACATCACAGCAGGCATGAATTCGACGGTATGCGATTTCAGCCGGGATGTGTTTCCAGCCGTGATGTGGTGAAGTACCTCCCATGGAGCTGACGAAATTCGGCCACGCCTGCGTTCGGATCACCGACGGCGACCGGCGGTTGGTCATCGATCCGGGCGCCTTCAGCGAGGTCGCCGAGGCGCTCACCGACGTCGAGGCCGTGCTGATCACCCACGAGCACGTAGACCACATCGACGTCGACAAGCTGGCGGCGGCGGCCACCCAGAACCCGGCGCTGAAGGTCTGGGCGCCGCAGTCGGTGGCCGACCAGCTGGCCGGTGACCAGGCGCTGAGCGAGCGCGTCACCGCCGTCGGGCCGGGGCAGTCCTTCGTGGCCGGTGGCCTGCAGGTGCGCACCTTCGGCGGCCAGCACGCGTTGATCCACTCCTCGATCCCGGTGATCTCCAACGTTGGCTATCTGGTGGGTGACGCGGTCTATCACCCCGGCGACTCCTACGTGGTGCCCAACGCCGGGGTCGAGGCGCTGCTGGTGCCGATCAACGCGCCGTGGTCGAAGGTGGGCGAGGCGGTGGACTTCACGATCTCGGCGCGCGCCCCGAGGGCCTTTCAGATCCATGACGGGCTGCTCAACAGCTCCGGGCTGACGCTCTATGAGAGCCAGCTCAGCCGGGTCGGTCAGCTGTACGGGGTGACCCGCTTCTCCCACCTCGACGCTGGCGAGAGCGTGCGCCTGTGAGCGGGCGTCTGAGCGAGCAGAGCGAGCAAGCAGCGCAAGAACTGACCCTGTGGGCGAGCAAAGGAGCGCAGCCGAATGACTAGCCCGGTGAGCGAGCAAGGAGCCAGCGCAAGTACTGACCCTGTGAGCGCGCTGGCCGCTGCCCGGGCGTTGCTGGCCGACCATCCGATCATCGACGGGCACAACGACCTGCCCTTCGAGCTGCGGGAACTGGTCAATTACGACCTGGGCGCCTATGACATCGGCCAGCGGCAGAGCCGCACTCACACCGACCTGGTCCGGCTGGCCGAGGGCGGCGTCGGCGCGCAGTTCTGGTCGGTGTTCGTGCCGGCCGCCTGGTCCGGCGAGCGAGCGGTCACCGCCACCTTCGAGCAGATCGACGTGGTGCGCCAGATGGCGGCCCGCTACCCCGACCGGATGGTCCTGGCCAACACCGAGGCCGACGTCCGGCAGGCCTGGAGCCAGGGCAAGCTGGCCAGCCTGATGGGGGCCGAGGGCGGGCACTCGATCGACTGCTCGCTGGCGGTGCTGCGGGCGATGTGCAGCCTGGGCGTGAAGTACCTGACGCTGACCCACAACGACAACGTGCCGTGGGCCGACTCGGCCACCGACGAGCCGGTGCTGGGCGGCCTGAGCGACTTCGGCCGCGAGGTCGTCGCCGAGATGAACCGGCTGGGCATGCTGGTGGACCTGTCGCACGTCTCGCCCGACACGATGCGCGACGCGCTGGCGGTGACCAGCTCGCCGGTGATCTTCAGCCACTCCTCCGCCCGGGCGGTCTGCGATCACGTGCGCAACGTCCCCGATGACGTGCTGGTCACGCTGGCCGGCAACGGCGGCGTCTGCATGGTGACCTTCGTGCCCTACTTCACCAACGACGACTGCCGCGACTTCGCGGCCGAGGTGAGCGCGCAGATGGCCGAGCGGGGTGAGAACGTGCGGGACTGGAAGGCGCGGATGGCGGCCACCGCCCGCTATGTCGCGGGCGGCAAGGCCCGGCCCGTCGCCACCGTCGCCCAGGTCGCCGACCACGTCGAGCACGTGCGCGAGGTCGCGGGGGTGGCCCATGTCGGCCTGGGCGGGGACTACGACGGCTGCGACCAGATGCCGGTCGGGCTGGAGGACGTCAGCGGCTACCCGGCGCTGATCGCCGAGCTGCAGGAACGTCGCTGGTCCGAGGCCGAATTGGCGGCGCTGACCGGTGAGAACCTGCTGCGGGTGCTGGCCGACGCCGACCGCTAGCGCCGGCAGCGCGCCGGTCCAGCCAGCGCGTGGCAGGGTCAGGGCTGCTTGGCCGCGTTTCGCTTCGCCGTGGTCCGGCCCCAGGTGTTGACGATCACCGCGCCGCTGATCGCCAGCAGGCCGCCTAGCAGCGACAGCAAGGTCGGCACCTCGCCCAGCCACAGCCAGGAGATCAGCACGGTGACGGGCCCGGCGAAGTAGAGCAGGCTGCCAGCCTTCGACGCCGGGATCCGGGACAGGACGTAGGACCACGAGGCGTAAGCCAGCGCGCCGGGAAAGACGGCGAGGAAGATGACCACCCAGATTCCGGAGGCGGGCGCGTCGGCGACCTCGGACCCGACGTCGAGGGCGAACGGCACCATCAGCACCGTGCCGATCCAGACGGCGACCGTGATCACCTGGATCGCGCTGTACCTGGCCAGCAGCGGCTTCTGGGTGATGAAGAAGAGGCTGAACACCACCGCGGCGAGCAGGATGAGCAGCGCCCCTGGCTCCAGCGCCACCTCCTTGCCCTCCCCGAAGAAGATCATCAACGCGCCGGCGAAGCCGATCCCCATGCCGATGAAGGCGATCGGGGTGACCCGCTCGTTCAACAGCAGCACCGCGAAGATGGCGGTGAACAGCGGCGCGGTCTGGATCAGGAAGGCG
Coding sequences within it:
- a CDS encoding deoxyribodipyrimidine photo-lyase, giving the protein MPAVMWFRRDLRLLDNPALVAATEAGGGSVLGVFVLDPALLAPSGAARLAVLYRTLRALDSQLGGRLMVRQGKPATVLGELCREVAADSVHCAADFGPYGAARDEAVAQALPAPLVRTGSAYAVPPGQIVNASGANFQVYSAFYRAWLARGWPEPAPPAGTSWLPVEDLRRDDIPADPPLRPQLRLPEVGEAAAAQAWRAFRDGQLERYREDRNRPDRSGTSRMSVHLKWGATHPRTLLADLSQRHEVYRKELAWREFYADVLHHRPDSARRHYRTELEGMPHPTGELARQRLDAWSAGRTGYPIVDAGMRQLLAEGWMHNRVRMIVASFLVKDLHLEWQAGARHFMAHLVDADLASNVHGWQWVAGTGTDPAPFFRIFNPSLQGQKFDPDGDYVRRYVPELAGLPAGLIHEPWRSPDGLPPGYPQRIVDHSAERAVALADYESVRAARP
- a CDS encoding MBL fold metallo-hydrolase, with amino-acid sequence MELTKFGHACVRITDGDRRLVIDPGAFSEVAEALTDVEAVLITHEHVDHIDVDKLAAAATQNPALKVWAPQSVADQLAGDQALSERVTAVGPGQSFVAGGLQVRTFGGQHALIHSSIPVISNVGYLVGDAVYHPGDSYVVPNAGVEALLVPINAPWSKVGEAVDFTISARAPRAFQIHDGLLNSSGLTLYESQLSRVGQLYGVTRFSHLDAGESVRL
- a CDS encoding dipeptidase, translated to MTSPVSEQGASASTDPVSALAAARALLADHPIIDGHNDLPFELRELVNYDLGAYDIGQRQSRTHTDLVRLAEGGVGAQFWSVFVPAAWSGERAVTATFEQIDVVRQMAARYPDRMVLANTEADVRQAWSQGKLASLMGAEGGHSIDCSLAVLRAMCSLGVKYLTLTHNDNVPWADSATDEPVLGGLSDFGREVVAEMNRLGMLVDLSHVSPDTMRDALAVTSSPVIFSHSSARAVCDHVRNVPDDVLVTLAGNGGVCMVTFVPYFTNDDCRDFAAEVSAQMAERGENVRDWKARMAATARYVAGGKARPVATVAQVADHVEHVREVAGVAHVGLGGDYDGCDQMPVGLEDVSGYPALIAELQERRWSEAELAALTGENLLRVLADADR
- a CDS encoding EamA family transporter, with translation MPGVTGSASDQSAPPAHPPTEGSTRSATKSMPLMTIGAVTFTLLCWASAFVGIRDAVRYFSPGSLALFRYAIASVVLAGMLAATRSPLPRLRDWPRLALVGLLGITVYNLALNFGSQSIQAGSAAFLIQTAPLFTAIFAVLLLNERVTPIAFIGMGIGFAGALMIFFGEGKEVALEPGALLILLAAVVFSLFFITQKPLLARYSAIQVITVAVWIGTVLMVPFALDVGSEVADAPASGIWVVIFLAVFPGALAYASWSYVLSRIPASKAGSLLYFAGPVTVLISWLWLGEVPTLLSLLGGLLAISGAVIVNTWGRTTAKRNAAKQP